One Engraulis encrasicolus isolate BLACKSEA-1 chromosome 5, IST_EnEncr_1.0, whole genome shotgun sequence DNA segment encodes these proteins:
- the LOC134449092 gene encoding tubulin polymerization-promoting protein isoform X1: MGATGSVKKPRDSSNRPDQEGVMEGTHATTGPNNTEEFKVQMAKHNNHAPLRPPSERSADRASKRLSQDSNGLSEGGASGSRTPVEVTALEEAFRRFAIHGDTRATGKEMHGKNWSKLCKDCNVIDGKNVTLTDVDIVFSKVKKKSSRTITYNEFKDALTELSRKRFKEKNNEEAAEEVFKLIEGKSPIIAGVTRAVASPTVSRLTDTTKFTGSHKERFDEMGRGKGKAGRVDIPDTRGYVSGYKHAGSYEKKTGPRGKPE; the protein is encoded by the exons ATGGGAGCAACTGGAAG TGTTAAGAAACCGAGAGATTCTTCTAACCGTCCCGACCAGGAGGGAGTCATGGAGGGGACTCATGCAACTACAGGCCCCAA TAACACGGAGGAGTTCAAAGTTCAGATGGCGAAGCACAACAACCACGCCCCCCTGCGGCCGCCAAGCGAGCGCTCCGCAGACCGGGCATCGAAGCGGCTGTCACAGGACTCCAACGGCCTAAGCGAGGGCGGGGCGAGCGGGTCACGCACCCCTGTGGAGGTGACCGCACTGGAGGAGGCCTTCCGGCGCTTCGCCATCCATGGAGACACGCGTGCCACCGGCAAGGAGATGCACGGCAAGAACTGGTCCAAACTCTGCAAAGACTGCAACGTCATCGACGGCAAGAACGTCACGCTCACCGACGTCGACATCGTTTTCTCTAAAGTCAA GAAGAAATCCAGCCGCACCATCACCTACAATGAGTTCAAAGACGCTCTGACAGAGCTGTCCAGGAAGCGTTTCAAGGAGAAGAACAACGAAGAGGCCGCAGAGGAGGTCTTCAAGCTGATCGAGGGCAAATCACCCATCATAGCCGGAGTCACT AGAGCTGTGGCCTCTCCCACAGTGTCGCGTCTGACCGACACGACCAAGTTCACTGGGTCCCACAAAGAGCGCTTCGACGAGATGGGCAGGGGGAAGGGCAAGGCTGGCCGCGTCGACATCCCGGACACCAGGGGTTACGTATCGGGCTACAAACACGCAGGCTCCTACGAGAAGAAAACAGGCCCAAGGGGCAAGCCGGAGTGA
- the LOC134449092 gene encoding tubulin polymerization-promoting protein isoform X2, whose protein sequence is MEGTHATTGPNNTEEFKVQMAKHNNHAPLRPPSERSADRASKRLSQDSNGLSEGGASGSRTPVEVTALEEAFRRFAIHGDTRATGKEMHGKNWSKLCKDCNVIDGKNVTLTDVDIVFSKVKKKSSRTITYNEFKDALTELSRKRFKEKNNEEAAEEVFKLIEGKSPIIAGVTRAVASPTVSRLTDTTKFTGSHKERFDEMGRGKGKAGRVDIPDTRGYVSGYKHAGSYEKKTGPRGKPE, encoded by the exons ATGGAGGGGACTCATGCAACTACAGGCCCCAA TAACACGGAGGAGTTCAAAGTTCAGATGGCGAAGCACAACAACCACGCCCCCCTGCGGCCGCCAAGCGAGCGCTCCGCAGACCGGGCATCGAAGCGGCTGTCACAGGACTCCAACGGCCTAAGCGAGGGCGGGGCGAGCGGGTCACGCACCCCTGTGGAGGTGACCGCACTGGAGGAGGCCTTCCGGCGCTTCGCCATCCATGGAGACACGCGTGCCACCGGCAAGGAGATGCACGGCAAGAACTGGTCCAAACTCTGCAAAGACTGCAACGTCATCGACGGCAAGAACGTCACGCTCACCGACGTCGACATCGTTTTCTCTAAAGTCAA GAAGAAATCCAGCCGCACCATCACCTACAATGAGTTCAAAGACGCTCTGACAGAGCTGTCCAGGAAGCGTTTCAAGGAGAAGAACAACGAAGAGGCCGCAGAGGAGGTCTTCAAGCTGATCGAGGGCAAATCACCCATCATAGCCGGAGTCACT AGAGCTGTGGCCTCTCCCACAGTGTCGCGTCTGACCGACACGACCAAGTTCACTGGGTCCCACAAAGAGCGCTTCGACGAGATGGGCAGGGGGAAGGGCAAGGCTGGCCGCGTCGACATCCCGGACACCAGGGGTTACGTATCGGGCTACAAACACGCAGGCTCCTACGAGAAGAAAACAGGCCCAAGGGGCAAGCCGGAGTGA